Genomic DNA from Sporosarcina sp. ANT_H38:
AAAAACTTTTATCTATTTTATTATTAGTGGTAATTTTTAGCGGAGTTGGTAATAACCAAGCATTTGCAACTAAAGATCAGGTACCTAAATTATTTAGAACATCAAACTTAACAATTGATCACCTAAAATAAGCACAACAAAGGGAGCAGCTCTTAATCGAGTCGCTCCCTTTTTTATTTTCATCGTTAAACCAATAAGTATAACCGGCTCATTATATGTCCAGCTCCGGAGTCTCCCAAAAGAATAAGGAATATGGAAAAAGCAATTCCAAAAATGGTGATATAGACGATGACGCAATACAGAGGATCCAGCATCGTTTCTTCTTGTTTTAATAATAGTATTAGGATATATAGCGGTACAATGAGGAATGCCAATAGAAGTGCAAATGATAGCAGAAAGCTTCCGAATGTATATCCTTTTAATAGGAGCAAAATCGATGCGATTACTACGAGGAAAGTGGATGGGATAAGGTGAGTTCCGTAGATACCAACGATACTTTTGAATGATTGACCAGATCCGAGAAATTTAATAGTTAGGCACACAGAACCGCTGACAATTGCCGCGCTGATTAGGACAAATAACAGCGCACTGCCTAACGTCGAGAAAAATGGTACTTCGTATAATGAGTCGAGTAATGAAAATGCAAGGCCTACGAAAACCGCAAGAATAATAATGTTAACCATGCTGTTCATAAATTCCTTTTCATCTTGTTTCAATGCTTTCGAAGGATGCTTCAAGTAGTTTAGAGAGTACTCCCAGTGCATTTTGGTTACCATTTTCAACTTTTGGATGTGTTCATTTGGCTTTGTATCAAAGCTTGCCTTCGCTCCACTCCTCGTTTGCTTCATCTCAGATATTTCATGGCCCAAAACTATTCCGCATATTGCACAAAACTTCCCCTCACTTTGTTTCCAGCCACAATTTGTGCAGTGCAATCTATCCCCTCCCGTATCACTGTATGGCTCAATTACACTAACCTATTCTTCCAAGCTCCCTATTTATGCTTAAAAATCCGCATTAACACCAATAGGCGAAAAAATCCCCCTCAAGCCATAAAAATGACATAGGGGGTCTCTAATAATCAAGACAGATGAATCAATTTCACAATTACTTATTTCTTGTGTAAAGACGAACAATGTAATTCATCTATCAATTCATTGTCCGTCAATATTTCGGACTACTCTCGTTGATTGTAGCGGAAGGTGGCGACTTGGCAACCTAAGTTCGCCGCGTCCTGCGGCAACGATTGCATGACCTACATCCTGTAAGCCTCGGGAACAGCGCGAGCTGAAGACCCCACAGGAAGAGACGTCACGTAGGACGGCTTTTGCGACCAAAAGCGAAGCGTTGAGAGCAGTGGGAGCAGTGGATGTAAAATTTCTGCGAAAGGCGCAGAAATTATTACAAATCGAACCCTGCGCTGTTCGATTGGCTGAAGCCGTGCCCGCGGAAAGCGTCCACCTGAAGCGAAAATCAACATTGTTCGTTTTCCACGCTTTATAACCCTATTATGAAATTGATTCAAACGCATAAATAGTTAAATTATATTGCTCACACTACTAGCACATTCATATTTATATCGAGAATTGTCATTGTGTCCATTTCAAAAATTTTAAAAAAGAATGTTTCGACAAAATTCGAGTTTTCAAAATAATGTGGATAAGGTTATTAACGTTATACCCATCATTCCCTATACTTCTATATCCATTACAAACATGTTAACCACAACTTATCCACCATTACTTGTGGACAAAAGAACGATTGTTCTTACACCTAATCTTTGGTAGATTAAGAGTGCAAGCTTGTTACCCACCATTCTATGCGAGCACATTTCAAATTAGCACACATAATCTATATTATTGGAGGTGTAATCTCGGATGAGCAAACTATCGGACGACTTGTTGATTGAATCTTATTTCAAAGCAAAAAACATCAATCTTTGCCCTGACTTTATTCAGTTATTAGAAGCGGAAATTCGTAGGCGCTCTTTACACTATACAGCTCAATTGCCTTCTTGATCCCTCTAATTCCCTTTAAGTCGATTTTTTATAAAAAGCACCCGGTTCCATCAGTATTACTAGTTACTAAGGTCGATGAAACCCGGTGCTATCTATTTGACCGACACTTCCACGTAAATGCCCTGTTTCATCGGTTTATTTTGCACGTTTTTATAATATGGATGAATAACGAGTATATATCTACTTCCCGCCATCAAAGGATTTTTGGGAACGATCGTAATTGTTTTATCATTCACAACTTCTATAACAGCCTCAGTCTCTTGTTCTCCCAATTGAATGAGCTGAACCGCTGCTTTATCGATATTTTTCCAATTCATTTTCGTGTTCATTTCAACCGTAAACTTTTTGGTAATGGGGACATTCACAAGTTCAGGAAGCTTTTTATATCCCTTCAACTTCATAAGTAACTGATCACGATGGGAGCCCTCGAGTTCCTTCCCTACTTTGGTTAGGACATTCGGCTTAACGCCTACCTGATCTACAGGTTCACCACCTGGTGAATAAAATCTTGCAGTCGTCATCTTCAACACACTGCCGTCATCAAATCCGTACATCGCTTGCATCGTGCCTTTACCGTAGCTCGTTTGACCATATAAAGTAGCCGCTTTCTGCTCCTTCACTGTTGCAGAGACCATTTCCGAAGCACTCGCACTGTATTCATTTATCAAAACATGCGTCAGTCCATTGAATTTACTCGATTGAAAAGTTGAGGGATAAGTCTTCGGTTTACTATTCTTTTCCCGTAATTGAAACGCATTTCCAACACCCGGAAAGAATCCTGCAATGTCCTGTGCAGCTGTTATGTAACCGCCACCGTTATCTCGCAAATCAACAATCCACCCATCTGCTCCACTTAATGATCGAATTGCTTTGTCCATTTCTTTCGTGGATTCCAACGCAAAGCTATTCAGGCGAATGTATGCGATATTGCCACCAAGCATTTCATATTCAACGTTCGGTAGCATAATCTCTTCCCGCGTCAGTTTTTTCGTAAAGGGAGCCGCTTGACCAATCCGTTTAATCGTTAACGTGACCATCGTTTTTTCTTCTCCACTAATTAACGATATTGCTGTCTGAATCGACTTCCCTACGATACTTTTTCCATTTACATGCGTTATCAAATCGCCCGACTGTATTTCCGCGCGATCTGCAGGTCCACTCGGAATAACTGAAATGACTTTTATGCCTTTCAAATCCTCTTCAAGTACAACACCGATACCAACAATCCTCTGCTCTATTCCATCCACGAATCCTTGGTACTCCTTCGCGCTCATATAGACAGAATGGGGATCCAGATATTGCGTGATTTCCTTAACTGACCCCTTCGACAGCACCGATTCCGGCACCTCATCGACATAATAGTCCCGAATCAATTGACGGACCTCATCAAGCGGTTCCGCTGAAGCAGATGTTACCTGCGGAAGAAATACAAATAGCATAGCTACTAAAAACATATATAATTTCAGGTTTATCCTCACGATATTCATCCCTCTTTTCTTTTCCAGTTTCTACTAGTATAACGCTTTTATGTACCAGTCACCAAGGCAAATAATAACTATTCAGATAACGAGTTTCAAATAAAAAAATACCTAAGCAACATCCAAAGATGCAGCCCAAGTACTTCACTTGCAACTTATCTACCATGTAATTGACATTAATGTGCTGTATAGTATGAAGCACTACTACCCAATTATTGGAGGTCCCACTATGCAAAAATGGATACCACGAATGGGCATGCTACTTCTTACACTCATTGCTACAGGATGCAGCCCTGACAAAGATCAGATACCTGAGGGTAAAACTGATCCAGTAGAAAATCTGACACCAACAAGTGAAACCGTCTCTGAAAGCGCTTGGGAAGGAGATTGGATTTTCCTCAGTGACACGATACTCGGTACATTACACATTACGGATAACGATGAAACTGAATTCAACTACAAAATGAGCGGCTCACAGCCAACTACTGAAAACGCTTCTCCGGTATCACTTACCTATGAGGGTACTGGGAAAATTGTCGGGAATACAGCTCAAGCCACTTGCGAACCTATTGCGGACTGCAAAATGACAATTGAGATGAACGGCTCAATGCTCAAACTAACCATTAGTAACGAAATTACAGACGGATCTGAACTGAAACTTAGCGGCGAATACAAAAAATCTACTTCTATAGGACAAGCACCAATGTTTCAGATGAAAAATGATCAATTCCAAATCTACGGTATTCTACAAGGCGATAATCCGTCGGAAGTAAAATCCACACTAGGCAACCCCGAATCAGAAGGCCCTGACGAATTAATGCATACGGGTTGGAATCAGCAGTACCCTGCAAAAGAACTGGTCGTCACTTATTACGATGACTGGGTTGAAACAATCTCTATCACAACAACTAAAGACGCGCTTGAATCGGAAATTGCAGAGCACTTTGAAGGCGAGCGTTATCGCAATAAAGACGGTACCGAATATTTACTGGTACCAAAAAATGAAAGTCTTTTATTTTATCGTCCAAACGAAGATGATCCAACAAAAATCAATGTTCTCGTCACAGTAGCAGACGAAAATTTCTATTATAACTTGGAGCTCGGTGAAATTTCCAAGGTAGAATAATCAACAAAGAAAGTCAGCCAACTCTCAAAGTTGGCTGACTTTCTTTTGCATTTTCGAATTGACTTGTTCACAGTCACCAACTTAGTTCAGACACTATTACAACAACTAAAAATTAGGAACTTACATTAATTCTTCTCAACTGTCGAAGTCACATCTGTTTTTACTTCGTGATCTTTCTGTCGAAATTTCGGGTAACCGATTAAAATAGCAACAGCTCCACAAATCCCGATTAAAACCGGATAAAACGAGTAAGGAATAATACTAACTGGTGAAATAGCAGCTAGTCCAGCGGCTGCAAGCATTTGAGCCCCATAAGGCAAAATCCCCTGCCAACTACTTGCGAACATATCAAGCAAACTAGCTGACTTTCTTGGGTCAATATCATATTCATCAGCGATACTTTTTGCTAAAGGACCTGCAATGATAATTGAAATTGTATTATTCGCAGTGGCGATATTGGTCATACTGACTAAACCAGCAATCCCAAACTCAGCCCCTTTTTTCGATTTAATTTTGCCCATAATGACATATAACAGATAATCAATACCGCCGTTATGTTTGATAATCTCAACGACGCCACCGATTAAGATCGCAATAATTGCTAAATCCTCCATACTAATGATTCCTTTAGCAACTGTTTGTAAAAAAACACCGAAACTGTAGGATCCATCAATCATCCCGATAATTCCTGCAAAAATTGTTCCACCCACCAATACGACCAGCACATGTGCTCCTAATAGCGCCGCCACAAAAACAGCGATATAAGGGAGTATTTTCAATAAATTATACTGATAGTCTCCACTCATAGTTGCTGTGTTCCCTTGTGTGATTACGCCAAGAATTAGCGCTGTAATGATTGCTCCGGGCAATACAATTAAAAAATTCACTTTAAACTTGTCTTTCATTTTTACATTTTGTGTCCTAACCGCCGCAATTGTCGTGTCTGAAATCATCGACAAGTTATCACCAAACATAGCACCACCGATTACAGTAGCCATCGCCAATGGCAGTGGGATACCCGTTTGACTCGCAATCCCAATACCAATTGGTGCCAATGCAACAACCGTCCCCATTGACGTTCCCATCGAAATTGAAATAAAGCAACCGATAATGAACAGACCAACCATTAACAAATTCGTAGGTAATAGCGATAAGCCAAGGTTAACAGTAGATTCAACTGCCCCCATTCCACTAGCAACTGCCGAAAACGCGCCCGCTAAAATAAAGATGATAGCCATTAATATAATATTCGGATGGCCTGCGCCTCTTGTAAAAGTCTCCACTTTACTGGACAACGTTTCTTTTCTATTCATCATCAAAGCGATAGTCGCTGCAATTAGTATCGCTACATTCAATGGCATATTTGAAAAGTCTTTTGTAAAAATTCCCGTGCCGATAAATAGCAACACAAAAACAAGTAATGGGAAAAGCGCAAAGGGATTTCCCTTTTTCACTTTAAGTTTCGTCATAAATATTCCTCCTAGTAGCCTGCCGAAATCCCAGAACTTACTGAAAACATAGTATTTCTATATGGATTGCTGATGACTATCGTATCTTGCTTTCTTAGCGATGTCAACTCGGTCTCCATTAATTTCTGAATTGTGATATAAGTCTGTTTACTTTACTGGTTGAGTTGTGATAGATTAGATGACAAACATGGGAGGATGAGTGAAATGGCAGTGGTGGAAAGTTTTTTATTGGATCACACGAAAGTAAAAGCCCCTTATGTACGTTTAGCTGGAACGGAACAACACGAGACAGGAAGCACTCTTCAAAAATACGACTTACGATTTTTGCAACCTAACCAAGACGCAATGCCAACTTCAGCTGTTCATACGCTAGAACATTTGCTTGCTACCTATTTACGGGACGAACTAAAGGGGATCGTTGATGTCTCGCCGATGGGATGCAGAACAGGGTTTTACATGATCATTTGGAATGAGCACGAGCCTAAGGAAGTCGCTGCTGCCTTAACAACAGTTCTCGAGAAGGTAGTAACAACTGAACACATTCCCGCCGTTTCTGCACTCGAATGTGGCAATTATAGAGACCATTCACTGTTCGCAGCGCAAGAGTATGCAAAGTTGGTCCTTGCAGGGGGATTAAGTGATGACCCATTCCGCGCTTAAATGGTAATAAATCACGTACCTTACTGATTTTCACGCTAAAGTTCGGTATCTAAAAATCTAAAATGAGGTTGTCCAAAAGTTGAATTTGCGGGCAACCTCTTTAGACTGAATCTTTGACCCTAATACTTCATAAGTGTTAGGCTTTTGTTGTGCCAACTAATTCGGCAAACATAGAGGAGGTCCTACAATGACACAGGGTAAACAACAAGAAATTCACTTGGCTAATCGTCCAAAAGGAATGCCTTCGAAAGAAGATTTTAATTTTGTGGAGAGTTCAGTTCCCTCCCCAAATGAGAATGAAATTTTAGTACGGACACTTTATTTATCCGTTGACCCTTACATGCGCGGAAGAATGCAAGATACCAAGTCCTATATTGCTCCATTTGAATTAAATAAGGTCATCGTTGGAGGAGTCGTAGCCGAAGTAGTTGAATCCCGGTCAAACGCCTTCAAACAAGGTGACGTGGTAGTTGGAAACCTTAGCTGGGCTGAATACACTGTAGCCAGTGAACGAGAAATCCGAAAAGTCGATCCGAAAATGGCTCCTGTTTCTACCCATTTAGGGATTTTGGGCATGACGGGCTTAACAGCCTATTTTGGATTGCTTGATATCGGAAAACCGCAAGAAGGTGAAACCGTCGTCGTTTCCGGTGCCGCCGGAGCAGTTGGCTCAGTAGTTGGACAAATCGCTAAAATTAAAGGTGCCAAAGTTGTAGGCATTGCCGGTTCAGATGAAAAAATTGACTACTTACTAAATGAGCTTGGCTTTGATGCAGCTGTTAATTATAAAAAAGATAATTTTCAAGAAGACCTTAAAAATGCCCTACCAGACGGAGTAGATGTGTATTTCGATAATGTTGGCGGCGACGTTTCAGATGCTGTTTTTAAATTATTAAATAGGAATGCCCGAATTCCATTATGCGGAGCAATTTCTTCCTATAATGCGGAAGGTAAAGATTCAGGCCCCCGCATCCAGTCAGCTATGATCAAAACAAGCACACTTATGAAAGGCTTCACACTCGGAGATTACGCTGCTAATTTCAGTGTTGGAGCTACTGAATTAAGTACATGGCTACAACAAGGTAAGCTGAAATACGAGGAGACAATTGTTGAAGGCTTTGAAAATACACCAGAAGCATTTCTCGGTTTATTCAAAGGAACGAACCTTGGTAAGCAGCTTGTAAAAGTTGCTGATCCTGAATATGCGGAACTTTAATCGTTTTATGTTGTCACGTCTGTAGGTTAACCAAAAGTAACCAGTGACTAACTTAAGCATCTACTGGCGCTACGTATATAGTTGCCTTTGGATTGCTTTGGATAGAATGACTTCTATACGATTACCTCGATGTCTGGATATGTAGGGATGTGACTTTGTCGCATTCCTACATATTTTTTTAGGTAATCGTATTGTGGTTCATCACCCGTCGAACTGCACTTGCATAAGTACACGAAGCGCTAAAGCTCTTTGGGACGAAATAATAGAGGGGCATCTATGGAGAAAAGCCGCCAAAGATACAATTTTGACGGCTGATGCTTTCTTTATGGTTTTCTCTTTTTAACTTTTTTATAAATCAGTTATCCGTAATCTTATTTTACATTTTTAACAAGTAATACCTCTTCTCTTACAATACTGAGTCAATAGTATTACAAACCGCTAAAAACTGTAAATAGGCTGTATGATAGATATACGTTTAATTTTTGAGGAGCTTGTCTATGAATACAAAACGTTTATCCTGGGTGGATGTTACCAAAGGGTTTTTAATGATTCTTGTCGTCATAGGTCATTACCCAGGACAACTTGATTTTCCACTTGCCAAGTATATTTATTGGTTTCACATGCCAGCCTTTTTCATTTTAAGTGGTTTGTTCTTTAAGCCAGTTGTAGAAAAAGGACAAATGACACTTTCCATTTACAAACGCTTTATGCAATTGATTGTTCCCTATTTATTTTTCCTAGTAAGCATAACGCTCATTCGTTATGGGATAGAAATTGGTTCAGGCAATAGGGATTTATCGTGGTATGCAAATGATCTATGGACTCTTGCTATCGGAGGGCGTTTTGCACGTGGTGCGTACGGTGTGTTCTGGTTTGTAACGACGTTATTCTTTACCTACTTGTTCTTCTTATGGATGACAAAATACTTTAGTCGCACGAAACAAATCGCTATTTTAGCTATCTTTTATATAATTGCCCATATTGAAAGTTTGTTTGCAATGCGCGTAATTGGAGGTGCGCCCGATACAGCCTCGCAATCGATTCCAATGATTTGGAACATCGATGTTGCTCTTATGACAGTCGTCTATTTTGCACTTGGTTATTATATGAAGGCCATTTGGATGAACATTACGAAACGATGGTTAATTGCGGGATTGTTTGGCTGTGTAATGGCGGTTTTACTTGATAGCTTTAATATAATTGACTATCATTTAAGCATGAAATTTTTACGTTATGAACACTTTATTTTAGATTTGTTCATTCCACTGTCATTTACGCTTGTTTTGATTGGTGTATTTCAACTCATCACCTCTCGAATGTCACTCAAATGGCTGCAAAAAATCGAAAAACATTCACTAACCATTATGTACTTGCACATCTTTACAGACATTCTACTAAATGATTATTTCACGTATGGCATTATTGGATTCACAGCTTTCGGTTTAATCATTCCAGTCGTTGCTTCCATTCTCATTCAAAAATTGATGCCACACGGAAAATTATTCCTCGGCGGATTCTCACCAAAAAAAACAAAATCCACTGCGAATCCAGCAACAATCCCATAAAGTTAATCTTTAATCAGTGGGGGCCTTCATCGCCCACTGATTGTTAGTTTAACCATTCGGGCTTTTCCCATCTCTACTTCCCTTTAATACTGGGGTAGACTTGTATACTTCTCGGCATTCATGCGTATACTACTAGTCACAGAGAGGCGGCACTCCTCTGTCCCGCCCGGGGGCACTTTCGACGGAAGGTGAAAAAGAATACCAAGCATAATCCGACTGGAGATTTTCCAGTAGTGCCGCGTAATACATAACCTAAGGGCACAAAAACCAGCCATTCACAAAAGAGGCCAAGAAAAAGTCTACGATTATTGATTGATCTAAGATTTGTCCATTCTACACGCTTTGGCGCTTTGTGGATGCCTCCCACGATAAGCCGGGCAGAAAATCACTGCTGGGGAGGGATTGAACTGCATCCCTCCTTTGTCTTATCGCTCCGGCTACCCGGTGTCCAGTTATTGGACACTTGTAAGGCGCCTTCGCTGGTTATTCCTAGGCACTTTCAGGACATCTACCTCATTAGTATAGTGTCTATAGAAAACAAGCGAGCCTTTCCTCGATAAAATCTAGGAAAGGCTCGCTTCTTTGTTTTTCACTTTATACAGTTGCACATAAAAATTATCCAATAAATGTAATTACAACTTCCCCATCAATATTTACAACTTCAATCAGTTCCTCATTGAACAGATACGGTGTATCGTTTTTGTCTTGGGGTGCTACTGCCTCGTAGCTATTCTTAACAGATAAAACCTGAAAAGTAACTGGAATATAGCGACCTTTATTTAACGTTTTCATATTCCCCATCAAAAATATTTCTTTGCTGGAAACAGCAAAACTCAGATGTCCTACTACTTTATTCAAATTACCCGACACTAATTTCACGTCTTGCAGTAAAGATATAATGCATAAAATAAAATCATTGATTATTTCCATCGGCAATTTCTCGAAACCGTTTTTCAAAAATAACGTATTAAAACCGTTCCTTATTTCTTTGAACGAGAAAATATCCTCTATTTTCTTTGCCTTCACACCATTACCCAAATTAGTGATGATTCGCTTGCACTCTTCCAAGTACTCACTTACATACCCCGTACTGTTTTCCCTTTGCGCTATAAAATTGGCAAGTTCTTTAATACTTTCAATACCATGTGCATCTTCTTTAACCAACATCATAAAGCTATAAAAGTCTTTTTCATCAAAGCTTCTCTCACTAAACTTGTTGTAGTAGTGTGCAAATAACTGCTGTTCTTTCTTATCCACGATGCTTCCACCCTTTTCAAATTTCTTTTGCGTATCTCTACTATAATCATAACACGTTCCGGAACATACTTTCTATATCGTATCTGAATTGACTCATTGAGAGAAGCGCAAGACCCAAAGTCCTTTTAATGACACTGCTCTAGGTATGGATTGAGTAATTCCATTCCATGCTGCTTGAGCCTGCAGGATGCAGGTCATGCAGTGGGGAGGGATTGGCCTACATCCCTCCTTGTTGCGACACGACGTCGCGAACTTAGACTGCCTACCTGACTTCGGCTACCCGGTGTCCGAAAGGGATTTACTACCGAGGAATAGTAAAAGTGATTTTCAAGCTCTGCCTTTTTGAAGGCTACTCGTACATTCTTTTCTTCACAAAAAACCAGCCCTTTACATTCCAAGGCTGGCCTCATTTAGCTTTATGCGCTATGAACAAGCTTACTATCCGCTAGTAATTTCTGCTCTTCTTGAATCTGTTCTTTGAAAAACTGTATAGCAATTTGATTGAACTCGTTATGCTTCTCTATGTTACACACATGGCCGCATTGCTCAATGATATGCAAAGAAGCATATTTATCCTTCACAGTATCTTCTTTGACAGGACCAAGAAACATATAGTCTTGATCGCCCATGATGTACATTTTAGGGATTTCATGTTTTTCACTGTCTATTCGTGGATAAATAGTACAAACCTTAGCTGCGAATCTATACCATTTAATAAACCCTTTTTGACGGATTTTCTTTGCTTCTTGGATGAAAACGTCTCTTGATTTCTTATGGTGTGCTTTAGGCATAAGAATCATTGCAAATGTTTTATAGAGCCACATATATGGGACTGCATTTTTAACCAAATTTCCAGTTCTCAGAATCACTTTTGCAACACTAGTTAACCGGATAATCGCCCCGCCTAAAATCATGCTTTTAATCCTGCTCGGAGCGTAAATATGCATCGCATGTAATACGACTGAACCCAAACTGATCCCTGCAAAATGAGCCTTTTTAATAGCTAAAAAGTCCAGCACCGTAACAACGTCTTTGGATAAAACTTCAGGTGTGTATGTCAGCACTTCAGGTTCATAATCTACAGAACCACCGTGATCTCTTAAGTCAATGAAGAGAAGATTGAAATGCTTTTTAAACTCTTTCACTTGTTTATACCATATATTTGAATTTCCGCCCAATCCATGAAGGAATACAACCCATTCATGTTGTGGACTTAAAATATGCGCTTCATAATGTAACAACTTTAATTTACCCTCTTCCCTTTAGGCCAATCTATAGAAGCAAACAGCTATTAGCGAATTTTGTCGATTTTCATTATGTTATGAATACTATTCTAATTCATTCGCCCACAAATGTCTTGTGCTAGCCTAAAAGAATATCCTTTGAGTCTACTCCTCTACTTTTTATTGACACAAAGAAAGAAACTTGCAAGGCAGGACCGCAAAGTGGCGCTGTTTTCCTGGTAAGAATGCAGTTTAGCCCTTCCTAACTGGGCCAACTTATGACCCGAACGTCTTGTACTGGAGCCTAGTACTAGTCCAGGGTGGAACATACATACTTACTTATCTTCAAAAAAAGACCAGACATTTAAGTACATGTCTGGTCTTTCTCCACTAGTAAATTATTATGGCATTCTAAATAAATTCCTAAGAATTAAAACGTACATCTATTATAGCGCTGCTTCCACATACCCTGGCTTTTCTAACAATCTAAATATATTATTTTTATATTCTTCAACCCCTGGCTGGTCAAAAGGATTTTGGCCCTGCAAGTAAGCGCTCATTGCACATGACAGTTGGAAGAAATATATTAAATAACCTATATGATAGGCATCTTGTTTAGCCACTTCAAGACGTAGTACGGGTACGCCTCCATCTTTGTGTGCTTCCATAGCCCCATGCATCATTACTTCATTAATTTCATTTACTGTTTTATCGGAGAGATAATTCAGTCCATCTACATCAGCTTTAGATGAAGGTATTGCATAATCCTCTGCGTCTTCTGTGAAGTGGACAAACGTTTCAAAGAGCATCCGTTGACCATCTTGGACATATTGGCCAAGGGAATGTAAATCGGTTGGATATGCGACGGCTGCTGGGAAGATACCGTTTCCACCCTTCCCTTCACTTTCACCAAAGAGCTGCTTCCACCATTCATTGAACATTTCAAAGTTCGGAGAAAAGCTCGCTAAAATCTCCACATTGTACCCTTCCGATAACAGTAGACTTCGTAATGAAGCATACTGATAAGCAATATTCGAACCAATATTCTCGCTCGACAGGTCGTGAACAGCTTCTTTTGCTCCTGCAAGGAGTTGTTTAATATCGACCCCAGCTACTGCAAGTGGGAGTAGTCCAACTGGCGTAAGAACGGAATAGCGACCGCCAATATCATCTGGTATAACAAAAGTCCTGAATCCTGAA
This window encodes:
- a CDS encoding sporulation histidine kinase inhibitor Sda yields the protein MSKLSDDLLIESYFKAKNINLCPDFIQLLEAEIRRRSLHYTAQLPS
- a CDS encoding S41 family peptidase; translated protein: MRINLKLYMFLVAMLFVFLPQVTSASAEPLDEVRQLIRDYYVDEVPESVLSKGSVKEITQYLDPHSVYMSAKEYQGFVDGIEQRIVGIGVVLEEDLKGIKVISVIPSGPADRAEIQSGDLITHVNGKSIVGKSIQTAISLISGEEKTMVTLTIKRIGQAAPFTKKLTREEIMLPNVEYEMLGGNIAYIRLNSFALESTKEMDKAIRSLSGADGWIVDLRDNGGGYITAAQDIAGFFPGVGNAFQLREKNSKPKTYPSTFQSSKFNGLTHVLINEYSASASEMVSATVKEQKAATLYGQTSYGKGTMQAMYGFDDGSVLKMTTARFYSPGGEPVDQVGVKPNVLTKVGKELEGSHRDQLLMKLKGYKKLPELVNVPITKKFTVEMNTKMNWKNIDKAAVQLIQLGEQETEAVIEVVNDKTITIVPKNPLMAGSRYILVIHPYYKNVQNKPMKQGIYVEVSVK
- a CDS encoding Na+/H+ antiporter NhaC family protein, translated to MTKLKVKKGNPFALFPLLVFVLLFIGTGIFTKDFSNMPLNVAILIAATIALMMNRKETLSSKVETFTRGAGHPNIILMAIIFILAGAFSAVASGMGAVESTVNLGLSLLPTNLLMVGLFIIGCFISISMGTSMGTVVALAPIGIGIASQTGIPLPLAMATVIGGAMFGDNLSMISDTTIAAVRTQNVKMKDKFKVNFLIVLPGAIITALILGVITQGNTATMSGDYQYNLLKILPYIAVFVAALLGAHVLVVLVGGTIFAGIIGMIDGSYSFGVFLQTVAKGIISMEDLAIIAILIGGVVEIIKHNGGIDYLLYVIMGKIKSKKGAEFGIAGLVSMTNIATANNTISIIIAGPLAKSIADEYDIDPRKSASLLDMFASSWQGILPYGAQMLAAAGLAAISPVSIIPYSFYPVLIGICGAVAILIGYPKFRQKDHEVKTDVTSTVEKN
- a CDS encoding S-ribosylhomocysteine lyase is translated as MAVVESFLLDHTKVKAPYVRLAGTEQHETGSTLQKYDLRFLQPNQDAMPTSAVHTLEHLLATYLRDELKGIVDVSPMGCRTGFYMIIWNEHEPKEVAAALTTVLEKVVTTEHIPAVSALECGNYRDHSLFAAQEYAKLVLAGGLSDDPFRA
- a CDS encoding NADP-dependent oxidoreductase, which codes for MTQGKQQEIHLANRPKGMPSKEDFNFVESSVPSPNENEILVRTLYLSVDPYMRGRMQDTKSYIAPFELNKVIVGGVVAEVVESRSNAFKQGDVVVGNLSWAEYTVASEREIRKVDPKMAPVSTHLGILGMTGLTAYFGLLDIGKPQEGETVVVSGAAGAVGSVVGQIAKIKGAKVVGIAGSDEKIDYLLNELGFDAAVNYKKDNFQEDLKNALPDGVDVYFDNVGGDVSDAVFKLLNRNARIPLCGAISSYNAEGKDSGPRIQSAMIKTSTLMKGFTLGDYAANFSVGATELSTWLQQGKLKYEETIVEGFENTPEAFLGLFKGTNLGKQLVKVADPEYAEL
- a CDS encoding acyltransferase family protein, with product MNTKRLSWVDVTKGFLMILVVIGHYPGQLDFPLAKYIYWFHMPAFFILSGLFFKPVVEKGQMTLSIYKRFMQLIVPYLFFLVSITLIRYGIEIGSGNRDLSWYANDLWTLAIGGRFARGAYGVFWFVTTLFFTYLFFLWMTKYFSRTKQIAILAIFYIIAHIESLFAMRVIGGAPDTASQSIPMIWNIDVALMTVVYFALGYYMKAIWMNITKRWLIAGLFGCVMAVLLDSFNIIDYHLSMKFLRYEHFILDLFIPLSFTLVLIGVFQLITSRMSLKWLQKIEKHSLTIMYLHIFTDILLNDYFTYGIIGFTAFGLIIPVVASILIQKLMPHGKLFLGGFSPKKTKSTANPATIP
- a CDS encoding alpha/beta fold hydrolase, whose protein sequence is MLHYEAHILSPQHEWVVFLHGLGGNSNIWYKQVKEFKKHFNLLFIDLRDHGGSVDYEPEVLTYTPEVLSKDVVTVLDFLAIKKAHFAGISLGSVVLHAMHIYAPSRIKSMILGGAIIRLTSVAKVILRTGNLVKNAVPYMWLYKTFAMILMPKAHHKKSRDVFIQEAKKIRQKGFIKWYRFAAKVCTIYPRIDSEKHEIPKMYIMGDQDYMFLGPVKEDTVKDKYASLHIIEQCGHVCNIEKHNEFNQIAIQFFKEQIQEEQKLLADSKLVHSA